Proteins encoded together in one Venturia canescens isolate UGA chromosome 10, ASM1945775v1, whole genome shotgun sequence window:
- the LOC122416944 gene encoding zinc finger protein 853-like — MSGYRRVNYYELCRLCTNSEGNRIHIFRDDGRRRQLQTKIESYLPIQIHEEDSLPKVVCHDCVRKLETYIEFRETVVSAESMLESYFTSLRFSDDFLKEGKVYVKSTEKERPTTPQDDPLKSIEKLPSSGETQIITAVPTQTQHQQPVVVGNVNASNIQIISGVQARVQQYKCAMQMQPGGVASAVVEATAETHYSYQQQTSQQVSPQDNSAHGQTRLNDSQQQQQQQQQQSQGQMHQVQNQIQSQSQMNQQIQSARQVPTQQVIQQSQIVQQGNQGTVVSQQGQAQQLNQQIQQLHRQQREFDKQQRQQLQQIEKQQVQLTPQEQHQQQQQHQQQQANQQIMQHQNNNVLLKSEVVTDQSQQITLKVEAESQNIGSPSETVQTYTTVQASPEVFLSLGLTPQATQRDDVKDFKDYIKTNSSEDAITRNSIGQISEFLRIRSCPDPTPLITVNPAAICQTSRGEVCADCGKSFETLNELNGHQCPSSPMISDVSDMKEETAPSNGNCFSCDICGKPFKRKEHLFQHRKLHTGERPYVCTTCTKAFSRKEHLVRHSVSHTGQKMHECEMCGKSFSRKDNLHKHRKTHGVSGPYICETCGKSFVVKHYYLMHLTTHAPSIMDGAGVQDPLPYKCDLCHKAFSVKQYLTTHKLRHRSKPNSANSNTQQQQQQQQQQQQQQQQQQQQQQQQQGTNATETAEAPTPGNTQTNIESPVVEIQSVIERNDQNHASFENNQYHGNVQQFQ; from the exons ATGTCAGGATATCGGCGAGTAAATTACTACGAGCTGTGTCGATTGTGCACCAACAGCGAAGGCAACAGAATTCATATATTTCGGGATGATGGACGTCGAAGACAACTTCAAACGAAAATTGAGTCGTATCTACCAATTCAG ATTCATGAGGAAGATTCGTTGCCAAAAGTGGTGTGCCATGATTGTGTCAGGAAACTGGAGACATACATAGAGTTCAGAGAAACTGTTGTCAGTGCCGAAAGTATGCTGGAGTCATATTTTACCTCGCTGCGCTTTTCTGATGATTTTCTGAAAGAAGGAAAAGTTTATGTTAAAAGTACGGAAAAAGAGAGACCAACAACACCTCAAGATGATCCTCTGAAGTCCATAGAAAAATTACCCAGTAGCGGCGAAACACAGATTATCACTGCCGTACCTACGCAGACTCAGCATCAACAACCTGTTGTTGTTGGCAACGTCAATGCctcaaacattcaaataatTAGTGGCGTACAGGCCAGGGTTCAGCAATATAAATGTGCCATGCag ATGCAACCAGGAGGCGTAGCATCAGCTGTAGTAGAAGCAACAGCGGAGACACACTACAGCTACCAGCAACAGACGTCACAGCAAGTATCTCCGCAGGATAATTCAGCTCATGGTCAAACACGGTTGAATGATtctcagcagcagcagcagcagcagcagcaacagagCCAAGGTCAAATGCATCAAGTGCAAAATCAAATTCAGAGCCAAAGTCAAATGAATCAGCAGATACAGAGTGCGAGGCAGGTCCCAACTCAGCAGGTGATTCAACAGTCGCAGATCGTTCAGCAGGGGAATCAAGGCACGGTTGTGAGTCAGCAAGGTCAGGCACAACAGCTGAACCAACAAATTCAGCAGCTGCACAGACAGCAACGAGAATTCGACAAGCAGCAGCGACAGCAATTACAACAAATCGAAAAGCAGCAGGTTCAGTTGACGCCCCAGGAACAACaccagcaacaacagcagcatcAACAGCAGCAGGCTAATCAACAAATAATGCAGCACCAAAACAATAACGTTCTGCTGAAGAGCGAGGTCGTGACTGATCAAAGTCAACAAATAACACTGAAAGTCGAGGCCGAATCGCAAAACATAGGATCACCTTCGGAAACTGTGCAAACTTACACGACAGTTCAGGCGTCGCCAGAAGTATTTCTTAGTCTTGGCCTGACACCACAGGCGACCCAACGCGATGACGTCAAAGATTTTAAAGACTACATAAAAACGAATTCGTCCGAGGACGCGATAACGAGAAATTCGATAGGACAAATATCGGAATTTCTACGTATACGTTCATGTCCGGATCCTACCCCTCTCATCACCGTTAATCCAGCGGCTATCTGTCAAACGAGCAGAGGGGAGGTTTGCGCCGATTGTGGCAAAAGTTTCGAAACTTTGAACGAGCTTAACGGGCACCAATGCCCTTCGTCGCCGATGATCAGCGACGTTTCCGACATGAAAGAGGAGACGGCCCCCAGCAATGGGAACTGTTTCAGCTGCGACATTTGCGGCAAGCCGTTCAAACGAAAAGAACACTTGTTCCAACACCGTAAATTACATACCGGCGAACGTCCTTACGTCTGTACCACTTGCACCAAAGCTTTCAGCCGCAAAGAACATTTGGTCCGACATTCGGTCTCCCACACTGGCCAAAAGATGCACGAATGCGAAATGTGCGGTAAGAGCTTCTCCCGCAAGGACAATCTCCACAAACACCGAAAAACTCACGGGGTTTCCGGGCCCTATATCTGCGAGACCTGCGGAAAATCTTTCGTCGTTAAGCATTACTATCTCATGCACCTTACTACCCACGCACCTAGCATCATGGACGGGGCCGGAGTTCAGGATCCTCTGCCTTACAAATGCGATCTTTGCCATAAAGCTTTTTCCGTCAAACAATATTTGACAACTCACAAGTTGCGCCATAGATCGAAACCTAATTCGGCCAATTCAAACAcccagcaacagcagcagcagcagcagcaacaacaacagcagcaacaacaacaacaacaacagcaacaacaacaacaaggGACAAATGCAACTGAAACCGCGGAAGCTCCGACTCCCGGAAACACTCAAACCAACATTGAATCTCCGGTCGTCGAGATACAAAGCGTGATCGAAAGAAACGATCAAAATCACGCCTCCTTTGAGAACAATCAGTACCACGGGAACGTGCAACAGTTTCAATGA
- the LOC122416946 gene encoding cytochrome b-c1 complex subunit 1, mitochondrial-like, producing MQWLRRTSTLLRGLLKPKKLQASSFKVSWRNGHSESSLKGHLDVPESPLEFVDLKNGMRLICECKDSCVTTVGFLVPAGSMHERPDERGASLFMEHLLFRRTRCRTREEIAEILDRTGAKLSALAMRDMFLFYGTIPSHDVAVIVELMVDVILNGITCDEDVVAERCILLRELCEMETDYERVVMDYLPTLAYQGTELGKSVYPETCVIENMTVDTIESFRTRLFQPSLMTMISTGGTSFTDIQNLASEYFVGTSQDNCPIEGQCTPKDYLCSPCFRYTGSDLRFRDDDVSLGHVAVAVEGPGHLDCEDHCTLTVAKEIVGFWDLTFGGGKNNSPRLAECAFGTDMCHMYKSFNIGWANTGLWGCFFSCGKMQLEDMMWMVQNEWMRLCMEITSREVARAVNQCRMRELVRVNDSVDRFYDIAICLYRRGCYEPFNHRIARYESVTADKLREVANKYIYDQCPVVVAVGPVENLLDYNHIRSSMYRIRY from the exons ATGCAGTGGCTCAGAAGAACGTCAACTTTATTAAGAGGATTATTAAAACCCAAAAAACTTCAG GCGAGCAGTTTCAAAGTATCATGGCGAAATGGACATTCTGAATCGAGTCTCAAAGGACACTTGGACGTTCCGGAAAGTCCGTTGGAATTTGTCGACCTGAAAAATGGGATGAGATTAATTTGCGAGTGCAAGGATTCTTGCGTAACTACCGTAGGGTTCCTCGTTCCAGCCGGATCGATGCACGAACGACCGGATGAACGCGGTGCTTCGTTGTTCATGGAACATTTGTTATTTAGA CGAACTCGATGCCGAACTCGAGAAGAAATTGCGGAGATTCTCGATCGAACTGGAGCTAAATTGAGTGCATTAGCAATGCGCGatatgtttcttttttatggAACGATACCTTCGCACGATGTCGCGGTAATTGTAGAATTAATGGTCGACGTAATCCTCAACGGAATTACGT GTGACGAAGACGTTGTTGCCGAACGATGTATTTTATTGCGAGAACTTTGCGAAATGGAAACAGATTATGAGAGGGTTGTCATGGATTATCTTCCGACGTTGGCGTATCAGGGCACTGAGCTTGGGAAAAGTGTTTATCCTGAAACTTGTGTGATTGA GAACATGACGGTAGATACGATTGAGAGTTTTCGGACGCGTCTCTTCCAGCCAAGTTTAATGACAATGATTTCGACGGGTGGAACGTCTTTTACGGACATTCAGAATTTAGCCAGTGAATATTTCGTGGGCACGAGTCAAGATAACTGTCCGATCGAAGGTCAATGCACTCCAAAGGATTATCTATGTTCACCCTGTTTCCGGTACACCG gtagCGATCTCCGATTCCGTGACGATGATGTATCTCTTGGTCATGTGGCAGTTGCGGTTGAAGGACCAGGACACTTGGATTGTGAGGATCATTGTACGCTTACGGTTGCTAAAGAAATCGTCGGATTCTGGGACTTGACATTTG GAGGCGGTAAAAATAATTCGCCGCGTCTTGCGGAATGCGCTTTCGGAACTGACATGTGTCACATGTATAAATCTTTCAACATTGGATGGGCGAATACTGGACTCTGGGGCTGCTTTTTCTCCTGTGGAAAAATGCAATTAGAA GACATGATGTGGATGGTGCAGAACGAGTGGATGCGGCTGTGTATGGAAATAACGAGTCGCGAAGTCGCTCGTGCAGTGAATCAGTGCAGAATGCGTGAACTTGTCAGAGTCAACGATTCCGTCGATCGTTTCTACGATATTGCAATTTGTCTCTATCGCCGTGGATGTTACGAACCTTTCAATCACAGAATAGCGAGATACGAG aGCGTAACTGCCGATAAGTTACGAGAAGTTGCGAACAAATACATATATGATCAATGCCCGGTGGTCGTGGCGGTTGGTCCAGTGGAAAATCTCTTGGATTACAATCATATTCGATCGTCCATGTATCGGATACGTTATTGA
- the LOC122416945 gene encoding uncharacterized protein isoform X2 gives MSTKRSKSLSPEPSGSKEYKRTKVEKDEEDCNVNSGSSKGNLLDFSDDVLLHIMEYLYPQDLMALSLCCKRLDRVCHDRTLWRIIDCRHATLATQDLDKYIKFLQHSTTQIAVRGDLETKTEFGLDFLKKVNKVCSNLKELIIEDCRINTQEIQICSFPERIEKFSLKGCDLYNITSNRTYLFKINIHMESLTCLILSRCAWVTSHSLLVLSKIPNLKELRLDSCEGLSECVAYASLATRFGFRTLEILDLRDTLLGDSEICCFSSTVTLTHIYLECPSKLIRRRIRRHNRIHEGDHNNFDGEPVYEDPNLVQYVVEDELQFDDLERCLISDRAVCALGPSSGNRRVIFHPVRDAVEYQQDGLFEEAGWISMHPNLKTLVVRNYSRVTNQSLVYLAVNANSLELLDVTGTAVTKEGILTFKNARPNVTIISSFNEE, from the exons ATGAGTACAAAACGAAGCAAATCGCTTTCCCCTGAGCCATCCGGAAGCAAAGAATACAAAAGAACAAAGGTAGAGAAAGACGAAGAAGATTGCAATGTCAATTCCGGATCATCGAAGGGTAATCTTCTTGACTTTTCGGATGATGTCCTCCTTCATATTATGGAATATCTCTATCCACAAGACTTGATGGCGCTGAGTCT GTGCTGCAAAAGGCTTGACAGAGTCTGTCATGACCGAACATTATGGAGAATCATAGATTGTCGTCACGCAACATTGGCTACGCAAGATTTAGACAAATATATCAAGTTCCTTCAACATTCAACAACGCAAATTGCGGTACGAGGCGATCTCGAAACAAAAACAGAGTTTGGCCtagattttcttaaaaaagttaaCAAAGTTTGCTCGAATCTCAAAGAATTGATCATCGAGGATTGCAGGATCAATACTCAAGAG ATACAAATATGCAGTTTTCCAGAAAGGATCGAGAAATTCTCGTTGAAAGGATGCGATCTTTACAATATCACGTCGAATAGGACCTACCtctttaaaataaatattcacatgGAAAGTCTTACT TGTTTAATTCTGAGTCGCTGTGCATGGGTGACGTCACATTCGCTGTTGGTACTTAGTAAAATTCCGAATCTCAAAGAACTCAGGTTGGACTCTTGTGAAGGTCTTTCAGAGTGCGTCGCTTACGCGAGTTTGGCTACAAGATTTGGCTTCAGAACTCTCGAG ATATTAGATTTACGAGACACCTTATTAGGGGACAGCGAGATTTGTTGCTTTAGTAGTACAGTAACCCTGACTCATATCTACCTTGAATGTCCTTCAAAATTGATACGCCGGCGGATACGCCGTCATAATCGCATTCACGAAGGGGATCATAATAATTTCGATGGTGAACCAGTTTATGAAGACCCCAATCTTGTACAG TATGTAGTAGAAGATGAATTGCAATTTGACGACTTGGAACGTTGTCTAATATCTGACAGAGCGGTCTGCGCCCTTGGACCAAGTTCAGGTAACCGACGTGTCATATTCCATCCTGTGAGGGATGCTGTCGAATATCAGCAGGATGGTTTGTTCGAGGAGGCTGGATGGATCTCCATGCATCCAAACCTCAAAACCCTTGTTGTGAG GAATTATTCACGAGTGACAAATCAAAGTCTCGTATATTTGGCTGTGAACGCGAATAGCCTCGAACTTTTGGACGTGACTGGGACCGCGGTGACGAAGGAAGGAATTTTGACTTTCAAAAATGCAAGGCCTAACGTCACCATTATATCCTCGTTCAACGAGGAgtga
- the LOC122416945 gene encoding uncharacterized protein isoform X1, with amino-acid sequence MTVLLRIRQENILFAIFCPIIQFFKMNLATEEIWARISAVLQNRVTNNCRMCRSKMSTKRSKSLSPEPSGSKEYKRTKVEKDEEDCNVNSGSSKGNLLDFSDDVLLHIMEYLYPQDLMALSLCCKRLDRVCHDRTLWRIIDCRHATLATQDLDKYIKFLQHSTTQIAVRGDLETKTEFGLDFLKKVNKVCSNLKELIIEDCRINTQEIQICSFPERIEKFSLKGCDLYNITSNRTYLFKINIHMESLTCLILSRCAWVTSHSLLVLSKIPNLKELRLDSCEGLSECVAYASLATRFGFRTLEILDLRDTLLGDSEICCFSSTVTLTHIYLECPSKLIRRRIRRHNRIHEGDHNNFDGEPVYEDPNLVQYVVEDELQFDDLERCLISDRAVCALGPSSGNRRVIFHPVRDAVEYQQDGLFEEAGWISMHPNLKTLVVRNYSRVTNQSLVYLAVNANSLELLDVTGTAVTKEGILTFKNARPNVTIISSFNEE; translated from the exons ATGACAGTTCTGTTAAGGATACGACAGGAAAACATCCTCTTTGCGATCTTTTGTccaatcattcaattttttaaaatgaatctTGCAACTGAAGAAATTTGGGCAAGAATTTCTGCCGTCTTACAGAACAGAGTGACAAACAATTGTAGAAT GTGCAGGTCTAAAATGAGTACAAAACGAAGCAAATCGCTTTCCCCTGAGCCATCCGGAAGCAAAGAATACAAAAGAACAAAGGTAGAGAAAGACGAAGAAGATTGCAATGTCAATTCCGGATCATCGAAGGGTAATCTTCTTGACTTTTCGGATGATGTCCTCCTTCATATTATGGAATATCTCTATCCACAAGACTTGATGGCGCTGAGTCT GTGCTGCAAAAGGCTTGACAGAGTCTGTCATGACCGAACATTATGGAGAATCATAGATTGTCGTCACGCAACATTGGCTACGCAAGATTTAGACAAATATATCAAGTTCCTTCAACATTCAACAACGCAAATTGCGGTACGAGGCGATCTCGAAACAAAAACAGAGTTTGGCCtagattttcttaaaaaagttaaCAAAGTTTGCTCGAATCTCAAAGAATTGATCATCGAGGATTGCAGGATCAATACTCAAGAG ATACAAATATGCAGTTTTCCAGAAAGGATCGAGAAATTCTCGTTGAAAGGATGCGATCTTTACAATATCACGTCGAATAGGACCTACCtctttaaaataaatattcacatgGAAAGTCTTACT TGTTTAATTCTGAGTCGCTGTGCATGGGTGACGTCACATTCGCTGTTGGTACTTAGTAAAATTCCGAATCTCAAAGAACTCAGGTTGGACTCTTGTGAAGGTCTTTCAGAGTGCGTCGCTTACGCGAGTTTGGCTACAAGATTTGGCTTCAGAACTCTCGAG ATATTAGATTTACGAGACACCTTATTAGGGGACAGCGAGATTTGTTGCTTTAGTAGTACAGTAACCCTGACTCATATCTACCTTGAATGTCCTTCAAAATTGATACGCCGGCGGATACGCCGTCATAATCGCATTCACGAAGGGGATCATAATAATTTCGATGGTGAACCAGTTTATGAAGACCCCAATCTTGTACAG TATGTAGTAGAAGATGAATTGCAATTTGACGACTTGGAACGTTGTCTAATATCTGACAGAGCGGTCTGCGCCCTTGGACCAAGTTCAGGTAACCGACGTGTCATATTCCATCCTGTGAGGGATGCTGTCGAATATCAGCAGGATGGTTTGTTCGAGGAGGCTGGATGGATCTCCATGCATCCAAACCTCAAAACCCTTGTTGTGAG GAATTATTCACGAGTGACAAATCAAAGTCTCGTATATTTGGCTGTGAACGCGAATAGCCTCGAACTTTTGGACGTGACTGGGACCGCGGTGACGAAGGAAGGAATTTTGACTTTCAAAAATGCAAGGCCTAACGTCACCATTATATCCTCGTTCAACGAGGAgtga